A single Providencia manganoxydans DNA region contains:
- a CDS encoding Na(+)-translocating NADH-quinone reductase subunit C — protein sequence MASENTTNKDSVGRTFIVVFILCLVCSIVVAGSAVGLKSQQQEQIMLDTQRNILSVAGLLKPKMTPEEVQKVYGERIEPKLLNFKTNELSDSTSRFDLNSELRSDETSIALSPAEDIAKIRRRANSAEIYLVKDDAGKISQVILPVYGSGLWSVMYAFVAVDIDGVTSRGITYYSHGETPGLGGEVDNPQWKAQWPGKKLFNEQGVPAIKIVRSGSTDSPYGIDGLSGATLTSNGIQHMFDFWLGDNGFGPFLKKVREGALNNG from the coding sequence GTGGCTAGTGAAAATACAACAAATAAAGATAGCGTCGGCAGGACATTCATAGTCGTATTCATTCTATGTTTAGTTTGTTCTATCGTCGTAGCGGGTTCTGCTGTTGGACTAAAATCTCAGCAGCAAGAACAAATTATGCTAGATACGCAGCGCAATATTTTGAGCGTTGCAGGTCTATTAAAACCTAAAATGACACCAGAAGAAGTTCAGAAAGTATATGGCGAGCGAATCGAGCCAAAACTTTTGAATTTCAAAACCAATGAGCTTTCTGACAGTACCAGCCGTTTTGACTTAAATAGCGAATTGCGTAGTGATGAAACCAGTATTGCATTGTCTCCTGCGGAAGATATCGCCAAAATTCGTCGTCGAGCTAATAGTGCTGAGATTTATCTAGTCAAAGATGATGCAGGCAAAATATCGCAAGTCATTTTACCTGTTTATGGCTCAGGGCTATGGTCCGTGATGTACGCTTTTGTTGCTGTTGATATTGATGGCGTGACTTCCCGTGGTATCACCTACTATTCACACGGTGAAACTCCAGGTCTGGGTGGTGAAGTTGATAATCCGCAATGGAAAGCACAATGGCCGGGCAAAAAGCTATTTAACGAGCAAGGTGTTCCTGCCATAAAAATTGTTCGTAGTGGCTCAACTGATAGCCCTTATGGTATCGATGGTTTGTCAGGAGCAACGCTAACCTCAAATGGCATTCAGCATATGTTTGATTTTTGGTTAGGTGATAACGGCTTTGGTCCGTTCCTGAAAAAAGTTCGTGAAGGAGCGCTGAATAATGGCTGA
- a CDS encoding NADH:ubiquinone reductase (Na(+)-transporting) subunit D produces MADSKEVKRVLFGPLFDNNPIALQILGVCSALAVTTKLETAVVMTIAVTLVTAFSNFFISLIRNYIPSSVRIIVQMAIIASLVIVVDQILRAYAYEISKQLSVFVGLIITNCIVMGRAEAYAMKSPPIESFMDGIGNGLGYGVILILVGFLRELFGSGKLFGITVMESLQNGGWYMPNGLFLLAPSAFFIIGMLIWGLRTLKPAQVEKD; encoded by the coding sequence ATGGCTGATTCTAAAGAAGTAAAACGCGTTCTATTTGGGCCTTTGTTCGATAACAACCCAATTGCGTTACAAATCCTTGGTGTGTGTTCTGCATTAGCAGTAACCACTAAGTTGGAAACAGCGGTCGTAATGACTATTGCGGTAACTTTAGTTACTGCGTTTTCTAACTTTTTTATCTCATTAATTCGTAATTATATTCCAAGCAGTGTGCGAATTATCGTACAGATGGCAATCATTGCATCTTTAGTTATCGTTGTTGACCAAATACTGCGTGCTTATGCGTATGAGATATCGAAACAGCTTTCGGTATTTGTTGGCCTCATCATTACAAACTGTATCGTAATGGGACGTGCTGAAGCATATGCGATGAAATCGCCACCAATTGAAAGTTTTATGGATGGTATCGGTAACGGACTGGGATATGGAGTGATATTGATCTTAGTCGGTTTCTTACGTGAACTGTTTGGTTCAGGTAAGTTATTTGGTATCACCGTTATGGAATCACTGCAAAATGGTGGTTGGTACATGCCTAATGGTCTGTTCCTGTTAGCACCTAGTGCATTCTTTATCATTGGGATGCTGATTTGGGGTTTACGTACTCTAAAACCAGCTCAGGTAGAGAAGGATTAA
- the nqrE gene encoding NADH:ubiquinone reductase (Na(+)-transporting) subunit E: protein MEHYISLFVKAIFIENMALAFFLGMCTFLAVSKNVKTAFGLGIAVTVVLGISVPANNLVYNLVLRDGALVEGVDLSFLNFITFIGVIAALVQILEMILDRYFPSLYNALGIFLPLITVNCAIFGGVSFMAQRDYNFSESIVYGFGSGIGWMLAIVLLASIREKMKYSDVPGGLKGLGITFVTTGLMALGFMSFSGVQL from the coding sequence ATGGAACATTATATTAGCCTATTTGTAAAAGCGATTTTTATCGAAAATATGGCTTTGGCATTCTTCCTTGGTATGTGTACGTTTTTGGCTGTATCAAAGAATGTTAAGACCGCGTTTGGCTTGGGTATCGCTGTTACGGTTGTGTTAGGTATTTCTGTACCCGCTAATAACCTAGTTTATAACCTTGTATTACGGGATGGTGCACTAGTTGAAGGCGTTGATTTATCATTCCTTAACTTTATTACCTTCATTGGGGTTATCGCTGCTCTAGTACAAATCTTGGAAATGATTTTAGATCGTTATTTCCCGTCACTTTATAACGCATTGGGTATCTTCCTGCCGTTGATTACCGTTAACTGTGCAATCTTTGGTGGCGTCTCTTTCATGGCTCAGCGTGATTATAACTTTAGCGAATCTATCGTATATGGATTCGGCTCAGGTATCGGCTGGATGTTAGCGATTGTGCTGTTAGCATCAATCCGTGAAAAGATGAAATATTCCGATGTTCCGGGGGGTCTGAAAGGCTTAGGTATTACCTTTGTCACCACTGGTTTGATGGCACTGGGCTTTATGTCCTTCTCCGGTGTTCAGCTATAA
- the nqrF gene encoding NADH:ubiquinone reductase (Na(+)-transporting) subunit F yields the protein MDIIILGVVMFTLIVLALTGLILFAKSKLVNTGNIKVEINGDPEKSFDAPAGDKLLGMLSNQGIFVSSACGGGGSCGQCRVTIKEGGGDILPTELSHINKREAKEGCRLACQVNVKQDLKIELPEEIFGVKKWECEVISNDNKATFIKELKLKIPEGEVVPFRAGGFIQIECPEHVVKYEDFDVPEEYREDWDKFNLFRYVSEVKEPTVRAYSMANYPEEHGIILLNVRIATPPPRNPDVPPGIMSSYIWSLKPGDKVTISGPFGEFFAKETDAEMIFIGGGAGMAPMRSHIFDQLRRLKSKRKISFWYGARSKREMFYTEDFDQLAAENENFTWNVALSDAMPEDNWDGYTGFIHNVLYENYLKDHPAPEDCEFYMCGPPVMNAAVIKMLKDLGVEDENILLDDFGG from the coding sequence ATGGATATTATTATTCTAGGTGTAGTGATGTTTACCTTGATAGTCTTGGCGCTGACAGGTTTGATCCTGTTTGCGAAATCCAAGCTAGTCAATACAGGTAACATTAAAGTTGAAATTAACGGTGATCCTGAAAAAAGCTTTGATGCTCCAGCGGGTGATAAACTGTTAGGGATGTTGTCTAACCAAGGTATTTTTGTTTCATCTGCCTGTGGTGGTGGTGGGTCGTGCGGCCAATGCCGAGTGACAATTAAAGAAGGCGGTGGTGATATTCTGCCAACCGAGCTTTCTCACATTAATAAACGTGAAGCAAAAGAAGGCTGCCGTTTAGCGTGTCAGGTGAATGTTAAGCAAGATCTAAAAATTGAATTACCTGAAGAGATTTTTGGAGTTAAAAAATGGGAGTGTGAAGTTATCTCTAATGATAATAAAGCAACCTTCATTAAAGAACTAAAACTAAAAATCCCAGAGGGTGAAGTTGTTCCATTCCGTGCGGGTGGTTTTATTCAAATCGAATGTCCTGAGCATGTTGTTAAATATGAAGACTTCGATGTGCCAGAAGAATACCGCGAAGATTGGGATAAATTTAATTTATTCCGTTATGTATCTGAGGTGAAAGAGCCTACAGTGCGTGCATATTCAATGGCTAACTATCCAGAAGAGCATGGGATTATTTTGCTAAACGTGCGTATTGCCACGCCTCCTCCTCGTAATCCAGATGTTCCGCCAGGGATCATGTCTTCCTATATTTGGTCTTTGAAACCCGGTGATAAAGTCACTATTTCAGGCCCATTTGGTGAGTTCTTTGCCAAAGAGACTGATGCTGAGATGATCTTTATTGGTGGTGGTGCAGGTATGGCACCTATGCGTTCACATATTTTCGATCAATTAAGACGTTTGAAGTCTAAGCGTAAGATTAGTTTCTGGTATGGGGCTCGTTCTAAACGCGAGATGTTTTATACCGAAGATTTCGATCAGCTTGCTGCTGAAAACGAAAATTTCACTTGGAATGTTGCACTTTCCGATGCAATGCCGGAAGATAATTGGGATGGTTATACAGGATTCATTCATAATGTTCTGTATGAAAACTACTTAAAAGATCATCCTGCACCTGAAGATTGTGAGTTTTACATGTGTGGGCCTCCAGTGATGAACGCCGCAGTCATCAAGATGCTTAAAGATCTTGGTGTAGAGGATGAAAACATCTTACTGGATGACTTTGGTGGTTAA
- a CDS encoding FAD:protein FMN transferase → MLNKKVITPVLLFAATLFLTACGGPEQANLQGQTMGTYYSIKYVTDSSSPSSESIQAEIDKRLEEVNDQMSTYRPDSELSRFNQSKEVNVPFPVSAATAKVVKEAIRINELTNGALDVTVGPLVNLWGFGPEGRVTKAPSADELEKRRAWVGIEKLSVQGNNLIKTIPELYVDLSSIAKGYGVDVVAEYLESVKINDYMVDIGGEVRTKGNNGKGAPWRIAIEKPTTDGVNQTAQEVIEPGDMSIATSGDYRNYFEQDGVRFSHTIDPKTGMPIKHNLVSITVLAPTCMSADGLSTGLNVLGPETGFAVAEKMNIPVFMIVKTEKGFEERYTKAFEPFLQKKQ, encoded by the coding sequence ATGCTGAACAAAAAAGTCATTACACCAGTACTGCTATTCGCAGCGACACTCTTTTTGACCGCTTGCGGTGGGCCTGAACAGGCAAATCTACAGGGTCAGACAATGGGAACCTACTATTCCATTAAATACGTTACTGATTCTTCATCTCCAAGTAGTGAATCGATCCAAGCAGAGATTGATAAACGCCTTGAAGAGGTAAATGATCAGATGTCAACGTATCGCCCTGACTCTGAACTAAGCCGCTTCAATCAATCAAAAGAGGTTAATGTTCCTTTTCCTGTGTCGGCTGCAACAGCAAAAGTTGTTAAAGAAGCAATCCGTATTAACGAATTAACTAATGGTGCATTAGATGTGACGGTAGGGCCTTTAGTTAATTTATGGGGGTTTGGCCCTGAAGGACGTGTAACAAAAGCCCCTTCGGCTGATGAATTAGAAAAACGTCGTGCTTGGGTCGGAATAGAAAAATTATCTGTACAGGGTAATAACCTGATTAAAACTATTCCTGAATTGTATGTCGATTTATCATCAATCGCTAAGGGCTATGGTGTTGATGTGGTCGCTGAGTACTTAGAATCCGTTAAGATCAATGATTATATGGTTGATATTGGTGGTGAGGTACGTACAAAAGGCAATAATGGTAAAGGTGCTCCATGGCGCATAGCGATTGAAAAGCCAACGACTGATGGTGTAAATCAAACTGCTCAAGAAGTCATTGAGCCGGGGGATATGTCAATTGCGACTTCGGGTGACTACCGTAATTATTTTGAGCAAGATGGTGTGCGTTTCTCTCATACAATTGATCCAAAAACTGGCATGCCGATTAAACATAACTTAGTGTCGATCACGGTATTGGCTCCAACCTGTATGAGCGCTGATGGCTTATCTACAGGGTTAAATGTTTTAGGACCAGAAACCGGTTTTGCTGTAGCGGAAAAAATGAATATTCCAGTATTTATGATAGTGAAAACAGAAAAAGGGTTTGAAGAGCGCTATACTAAGGCATTCGAACCATTCTTACAGAAGAAGCAGTAA
- the nqrM gene encoding (Na+)-NQR maturation NqrM, which translates to MLNVFIAAFILFLLAFLGMSLGYIIKRKSIQGSCGGLSSIGVEKVCDCPEPCDARKKRMAREQARQKMLEKNRII; encoded by the coding sequence ATGCTAAATGTTTTTATTGCAGCGTTTATCTTGTTCCTACTGGCATTTTTAGGCATGTCACTTGGGTACATTATTAAGCGTAAAAGCATTCAAGGTAGTTGTGGGGGGTTAAGCAGCATAGGCGTTGAAAAAGTCTGTGATTGCCCTGAGCCTTGCGATGCACGTAAAAAGCGTATGGCACGTGAGCAAGCTCGCCAAAAGATGTTGGAAAAAAACCGTATTATCTAA
- a CDS encoding glycerophosphodiester phosphodiesterase family protein, which translates to MIKTLIPQLKKGMVFSLFILASHSALAQSPLIVAHRAGTADAPENTLYAIKLAKENQADIIWLTVQLSKDNQVVLYRPSELKALTDKNGVVSDYSAKQLNKINAAYQFNKKNNIQLPLAETTIATLESVLKKYPDTEFYIDLKSPDANPDIQAEAIYTLLEKTNAFNNTRFYSTNNAFIKALAKRSDRINTFESRDETRTLLANNTMNHQCSTSTEEASKKRWYGFELHRKVEVIEKYTLGEARSPATLSWDKEAIDCFRKNGDAYIVLFGVNNINDYQFAKEIGADAVMVDSPQLFKK; encoded by the coding sequence ATGATAAAAACGTTGATTCCACAATTAAAAAAAGGGATGGTTTTCAGTTTGTTTATTCTTGCCAGCCACAGCGCACTTGCTCAATCACCATTAATCGTGGCACATCGTGCCGGTACCGCTGACGCCCCTGAAAATACCCTTTATGCCATTAAGTTAGCAAAAGAAAATCAAGCTGATATTATTTGGTTAACTGTTCAGTTATCTAAAGATAATCAAGTTGTTTTATATAGACCTAGTGAACTCAAGGCGCTAACCGATAAGAACGGTGTAGTATCTGATTACTCAGCCAAACAACTCAACAAAATCAATGCGGCATATCAATTTAATAAAAAAAATAATATCCAATTGCCATTAGCAGAAACAACCATTGCTACGCTTGAATCTGTTCTTAAAAAATATCCTGATACTGAATTTTATATTGATTTAAAATCACCTGATGCAAATCCAGACATCCAAGCAGAAGCTATTTACACTCTGTTAGAAAAAACTAATGCCTTTAACAACACCCGTTTTTATTCAACTAACAATGCGTTTATAAAAGCTTTAGCGAAACGCTCTGATCGCATTAATACCTTTGAAAGCCGTGATGAAACTCGCACACTACTAGCCAATAATACGATGAATCATCAATGTTCAACATCAACTGAAGAAGCATCTAAAAAGCGTTGGTATGGATTTGAATTACATAGAAAAGTTGAAGTGATTGAAAAATACACGCTTGGCGAAGCACGTTCACCGGCAACCTTATCGTGGGATAAAGAAGCGATTGATTGCTTTAGAAAAAATGGTGACGCATACATAGTTTTATTTGGTGTTAATAACATCAATGACTATCAATTTGCTAAAGAAATTGGTGCTGATGCCGTGATGGTTGATTCACCACAACTATTTAAAAAATAA
- the dinB gene encoding DNA polymerase IV encodes MRKIIHIDMDCFYAAIEMRDDPSLRNIPIAVGGSADRRGVISTANYEARRYGVHSAMSTAVALRLCPHLKVVSGRMALYKETSLHIHKIFSRYTDLIEPLSWDEAYLDVSQCELHHGSATLIAQAIRQQIFDELQLTASAGIAPIKFLAKIASDLNKPNGQYVITPQNMSEFVLSLPLKKIPGVGKVTAQKLLDMGLETCADVQQYDVVSLIKSMGKFGQVLWERCHAIDERAVNPERLRKSVGVERTLAEDIHHWEECLPLLDKLYEELELRLTKVKPDRRIARQGVKIKFNDFQQTTQEHVYPILDKQDLILLAKQVWENRRENRGVRLVGLHVTLQSPQIERQLLLAL; translated from the coding sequence GTGCGAAAAATAATTCATATTGATATGGACTGCTTTTATGCAGCAATAGAAATGCGTGATGACCCTAGCTTGCGTAATATTCCTATTGCCGTCGGGGGAAGTGCCGATCGTCGTGGGGTGATTAGTACCGCTAACTATGAAGCTCGACGTTATGGAGTACATAGTGCAATGTCTACGGCAGTTGCATTAAGGCTGTGCCCTCATCTAAAAGTTGTATCAGGCCGAATGGCGCTTTATAAAGAAACTTCTTTGCATATCCATAAAATTTTTTCTCGCTATACCGACCTTATTGAGCCACTTTCTTGGGATGAAGCTTATTTAGACGTTAGTCAGTGTGAGCTGCATCATGGTTCAGCAACCCTAATAGCTCAAGCTATTCGTCAGCAAATATTTGATGAATTGCAGCTTACGGCTTCGGCGGGGATCGCCCCAATTAAATTTCTTGCCAAAATAGCTTCTGATCTGAATAAACCCAATGGTCAATATGTTATTACTCCACAGAATATGTCTGAGTTCGTTCTTTCACTGCCATTGAAGAAGATCCCCGGTGTTGGCAAAGTTACGGCACAAAAATTGTTAGATATGGGATTAGAAACTTGTGCAGATGTACAACAGTATGATGTTGTTAGTTTAATAAAATCGATGGGGAAATTTGGACAAGTGTTGTGGGAGCGTTGTCACGCTATTGATGAACGTGCAGTTAACCCTGAAAGGCTACGCAAATCTGTTGGGGTTGAACGTACATTAGCTGAAGATATTCATCACTGGGAAGAATGCCTGCCATTACTTGATAAGCTTTATGAGGAGTTAGAGCTAAGATTGACTAAAGTTAAGCCTGATCGTCGTATTGCACGCCAAGGGGTAAAAATTAAATTTAATGATTTTCAGCAAACAACCCAAGAACATGTTTATCCTATATTAGATAAGCAAGATTTAATTTTATTAGCTAAGCAAGTTTGGGAAAATCGCCGTGAAAATCGAGGGGTTAGGTTAGTTGGTTTGCATGTTACTCTTCAAAGCCCACAAATAGAAAGGCAATTGCTATTAGCACTTTAA
- the pepD gene encoding beta-Ala-His dipeptidase, with amino-acid sequence MSELAKLSPQPLWDIFAKICSIPHPSHHEEALATHIIEWSKQKGFHVERDQVGNILIRKAATKGYEDRKAVVLQAHLDMVPQKNNDTVHDFTKDPIRPYINGEWVTAEGTTLGADNGVGMASALAVLADDSVEHGPLEVLLTMTEETGMDGAFGLQAGWLQADILINTDSEEEGEIYMGCAGGVDFTVTFDLAREAIPQGYKTFTMTLKGLKGGHSGGDVHLGLGNANKLLARFLAGHQEDLGLKLLEFTGGTVRNAIPREGHVIIAVPADKVTELTALRARYEGILKNELAVVEPNLVLLLEETQTKLQALTEDCQKRFVFFLNAAPNGVIRMSDVAKGVVETSLNEGVVTMTDKQAEVIFLVRSLIDSGKNYVVNMLTSISKLAQAKYKAEGSYPGWQPDADSPVMHLVSETYQKLFGKTPNVMVIHAGLECGLFKKPYPDMDMVSIGPTIRGAHSPDERVHIASVGEYWKLLTAVLKAIPVKN; translated from the coding sequence GTGTCTGAACTCGCTAAACTGTCACCACAGCCATTATGGGATATTTTTGCTAAAATTTGTTCAATCCCCCATCCGTCACATCACGAAGAAGCGCTAGCAACACATATTATTGAATGGTCAAAACAAAAAGGTTTTCACGTAGAACGTGACCAAGTTGGTAATATTTTGATCCGTAAAGCAGCAACCAAAGGCTATGAAGATCGTAAAGCCGTTGTTTTACAAGCTCACTTAGATATGGTTCCACAGAAAAATAATGACACCGTTCATGATTTTACTAAAGATCCAATCCGTCCTTATATCAACGGAGAATGGGTAACCGCCGAAGGGACCACTCTTGGCGCAGATAACGGTGTAGGTATGGCATCTGCACTCGCAGTTTTAGCTGATGATAGTGTAGAACATGGCCCACTTGAAGTATTGCTAACCATGACCGAAGAAACTGGTATGGATGGCGCATTTGGCCTACAAGCTGGTTGGTTACAAGCAGACATACTGATCAATACTGACTCAGAAGAAGAAGGCGAAATCTACATGGGTTGCGCAGGGGGCGTGGATTTCACAGTCACCTTTGATTTAGCTCGTGAAGCCATCCCACAAGGTTATAAAACCTTTACCATGACGTTGAAAGGTCTAAAAGGCGGTCACTCAGGTGGTGATGTGCATTTAGGTTTAGGCAACGCTAACAAGCTACTGGCACGCTTCCTTGCAGGACACCAAGAAGATCTTGGCTTAAAACTGCTGGAGTTTACCGGTGGTACCGTTCGTAATGCGATCCCTCGTGAAGGACATGTCATTATTGCGGTTCCTGCTGATAAAGTGACTGAATTAACTGCACTCAGAGCGCGTTATGAAGGTATCTTAAAAAATGAATTAGCCGTCGTTGAACCAAATTTAGTCCTGCTATTAGAAGAAACGCAAACAAAGCTACAAGCTCTCACTGAAGACTGCCAAAAACGCTTTGTATTCTTCTTAAATGCGGCACCAAATGGTGTTATCCGTATGAGCGATGTGGCAAAAGGCGTTGTTGAAACTTCCCTTAATGAAGGTGTTGTAACAATGACAGACAAGCAAGCTGAAGTGATCTTCTTAGTTCGTTCATTAATTGATAGCGGCAAAAACTATGTTGTTAACATGCTGACATCAATCAGTAAGCTTGCACAGGCTAAGTATAAAGCCGAGGGGAGCTACCCGGGCTGGCAACCAGATGCAGACTCACCAGTCATGCATTTAGTCAGTGAGACATACCAAAAATTGTTTGGTAAAACACCTAATGTCATGGTGATCCACGCTGGATTGGAATGTGGCTTATTCAAAAAACCTTACCCTGATATGGATATGGTTTCTATTGGCCCAACCATTCGTGGCGCACACTCACCTGATGAGCGAGTACATATCGCGAGTGTCGGTGAATATTGGAAATTATTGACAGCTGTTTTAAAAGCAATCCCAGTTAAAAACTAA
- the gpt gene encoding xanthine phosphoribosyltransferase, with amino-acid sequence MSEKYVVTWDMLQIHARKLAQRLLPVEQWTGIIAVSRGGLVPGALLARELGIRHVDTVCISSYDHDNQRDLNVIKRAPGDGEGFIVIDDLVDTGGTAKAIRDMYPKAHFVTIFAKPAGRPLVDDYVVDIPQNTWIEQPWDMGVVFVKPLCEQDK; translated from the coding sequence ATGAGCGAAAAATATGTCGTAACGTGGGATATGTTGCAAATACATGCCCGTAAACTCGCACAACGTTTACTACCTGTCGAACAATGGACTGGTATCATCGCTGTTAGCCGTGGTGGCCTTGTTCCTGGTGCGCTTCTCGCACGTGAACTGGGTATTCGTCATGTCGATACTGTATGCATTTCTAGCTATGATCATGATAACCAACGTGACCTCAACGTGATTAAGCGTGCCCCAGGTGATGGTGAAGGCTTTATTGTTATTGATGACCTTGTTGATACTGGCGGCACTGCTAAAGCAATCCGCGATATGTATCCAAAAGCACACTTTGTGACTATCTTTGCAAAACCAGCAGGCCGCCCATTAGTTGATGATTATGTTGTGGATATTCCGCAAAATACATGGATTGAACAACCGTGGGATATGGGCGTTGTATTTGTTAAGCCTTTGTGTGAGCAGGATAAGTAA
- the frsA gene encoding esterase FrsA, with amino-acid sequence MTQQNLSEKLFKPKVRQTETSTLVSYSAYSPPIIKSHSALSGTQHAGWYRMINRLMWIWRGIDALEIEEVLSRIAVTDAERSDNNLLDTIIGNRRGNWCFEWSNQAMRWQQNALQFESGEQASRAWLRAANLYSIAAYPFIKGDELADQAIVLACKAYDSAAQFSRYKLKKISFKIDGNKEVCGFLHIPSTGQGPYPTVMICGTLDSLQIDYCRYFREYLEPLGIAMLTLDMPSIGYSVKYKLSQETSVLHEQVVRQLDTIPWIDHTRFGLIGLRFGANIALRLAYMCPDKIKAVAALGPIVHSLLHEDKYQSDIPRMELDVFASRLGIYYVDGAALRHELSCYSLKNQGLLGRRSQVPMMSVHWKNDIYSPKAESDLIIRSSMDSHLLTLPASPVFENFQRALSETTDWLKSKIV; translated from the coding sequence ATGACTCAACAAAATCTTTCCGAAAAACTGTTCAAGCCAAAAGTTAGGCAGACCGAAACATCGACACTGGTTTCATACTCTGCTTATAGCCCACCGATTATAAAAAGTCATTCTGCGCTCAGTGGTACGCAACATGCAGGCTGGTACCGAATGATCAATCGCTTAATGTGGATCTGGCGTGGTATTGATGCTTTAGAAATAGAAGAGGTTTTGAGCCGTATTGCGGTTACTGATGCAGAGCGTAGTGATAATAATTTACTTGATACTATTATCGGTAATCGGCGTGGTAATTGGTGTTTTGAATGGTCAAACCAAGCGATGCGCTGGCAACAAAATGCATTACAGTTTGAAAGTGGCGAGCAAGCCAGTCGAGCATGGTTACGTGCAGCAAATTTATACAGTATCGCGGCATACCCTTTTATTAAAGGTGATGAATTAGCGGACCAAGCGATTGTATTGGCTTGTAAGGCTTATGACAGTGCTGCACAGTTTTCACGTTATAAGTTGAAGAAAATTTCATTTAAGATTGATGGTAATAAAGAGGTTTGTGGCTTTTTACATATTCCATCAACAGGCCAAGGCCCATACCCGACAGTGATGATTTGTGGCACGCTTGATAGTTTGCAAATTGATTACTGTCGCTATTTCCGGGAATACCTTGAACCTCTTGGCATTGCCATGCTGACATTGGATATGCCATCTATCGGCTATTCAGTTAAATATAAACTCTCACAAGAAACGAGTGTTTTACATGAGCAAGTCGTTAGGCAATTAGATACCATCCCTTGGATCGATCATACACGCTTTGGTCTTATTGGCTTACGCTTTGGGGCAAATATAGCCTTAAGATTAGCTTATATGTGCCCTGATAAAATTAAAGCGGTTGCTGCATTGGGGCCTATTGTTCATAGTTTATTACATGAAGATAAATATCAAAGCGATATCCCTCGAATGGAGTTAGATGTTTTTGCTAGCCGTTTAGGGATTTACTACGTAGATGGTGCGGCACTTCGACATGAGCTAAGTTGTTATTCATTAAAAAATCAAGGGCTTTTAGGTCGTAGGAGTCAAGTGCCAATGATGTCGGTGCATTGGAAGAATGATATTTATAGTCCAAAAGCGGAGTCGGATTTAATTATTCGATCATCTATGGACAGCCATTTATTAACACTTCCAGCTAGCCCAGTTTTTGAAAATTTTCAACGAGCACTCAGTGAAACGACAGATTGGCTAAAAAGTAAAATAGTTTAA
- the crl gene encoding sigma factor-binding protein Crl: MALPTDYSNGKYLKKFAALGPYLREKQCLEGSYFFDSLAVCVNTNIAPEKREFWGWWMILSPSEEGFEYSYHLGLYNSHGSWQAKPLKDHAVTDFIEQNLLSFHQSLSKQFSELELTLFPSAQMAEFKLELSA, encoded by the coding sequence ATGGCTTTACCAACAGATTACTCTAACGGAAAGTATTTAAAAAAGTTTGCTGCTTTGGGACCTTATTTACGAGAAAAGCAATGCTTAGAAGGCAGCTATTTCTTTGATAGCCTTGCTGTTTGTGTCAACACCAATATTGCGCCAGAGAAGAGGGAGTTTTGGGGCTGGTGGATGATACTATCACCAAGTGAAGAGGGATTTGAGTATTCATATCATCTTGGGCTATACAATAGCCATGGTAGCTGGCAAGCAAAGCCACTAAAAGACCATGCAGTTACTGATTTTATTGAGCAAAATCTTTTATCCTTTCACCAATCCCTCTCCAAACAATTTTCTGAACTTGAGCTTACTTTGTTTCCTTCTGCGCAAATGGCAGAATTTAAACTGGAATTAAGCGCATAA